The DNA window catagtgtgtaagactgtaggagattccaaacaacaagaaggagaatcagcatcgaaggaaggagagaaagagattcaggttcagatcttggtgatgctctgctacagaaaggaatcaatggctagagatctgaacggaaggagtcattatattccgctgcacccaatgtaaggtttcctaaactttatatgtgtttatttcattgttttagaattcatattaggatgttaatgaaacatacatggtagtaaatctagatcctggtaaaataatatatccaacaactagcctcagagccatggtaatgatttactttcatgaaatatgaattaaaacgatattttgtgttgattttgatggtttcatgtggtttatgtgtttatttgatgatactttagaaatcgcaatatatgttactgaaatattttttatttggatttggaattatttttactggaaagtagacgaaaaattaataaatttaggcttttacagaacctaatttggattttttatgaattagttatgattttttgaagttgaacaaAAATATCTGAAATCGGGTTgcacacacgcgcgcgcacgaAGGGATATCTCGGCATTTCCACGCGGTTTCAGACAGCCTGAACGAGGAAACTCGGACACGGGCTGTCCGAAGACGCGTCCCGCCGAGCTCCCCTtgattccgcgcgcgcaggggtatgcaatgcgtacccctgtgcaccaattttattttagtcataacttttgactcaaaaatcgtttttcattgaaacaaaagccaatttttggtagaattttgtgtagaatctgaattttcaattaaaaatctaattttcagaataaaattaatttttattatttttttaattaattaaaattagtttctaatATTAGTagactttgaattttgaaaatttgatttctcacaaaggagccttatggttaattttgaaattttagattattttatttattttaattataagatcagatattattttttattaaattttaaatgatcttactttgatattaaaatattatcttttaaaaataatcttgtactaatttcaaaatttgttaaccatatcatatttttttttcaaatttgttattttttgaaatatattttattaattaaaattataagattgggaatatgttaggtttaacattttatcttattagatattttttttattaaaattatattttggcaaaaaataacatgaaattgaaaaatttgttagtttagtttgaatagatattttagggtttcaaaccataattttttcaaacttattattattatttttttttaatattctaaccatataaaatatcttatttttcaattagtttatttatgtaatatttaaatttattaaattataagacttagaatataataatgaaatatctaaatttaaaattcaagatattttattatattatcttaggGAAATTTGACATTTTATGCTTAAAAGTTAGAAGTGGTGTTTAATTATACCACCCTCCTAAAAATTTTGTAACTATCCTAATCTTTAAGTGGTAAccccaaaatacccctctccTCAAACCCAAAGCCAGCCTCCTCTTTCTCCCTCTTTCCCTCTTcacgctctctctctctctctctctctctctctctctctctctctctctctctctctctctctctctctctctctctctctctctctctctctctctctctctctctctcttcacgcactctctctctctttcacttTCTCTCTGTTTCTCATTTGCTCTCTCTCTCCATCACTGCCCCCGACTGCCACCGTGGACGGCCATTGTCCCGGCCGACTGCAACCTCCACCATTTTCACCCTCAACCTCCACCTCACTCAACAAAGCAATGGGTAAGTGTTTTTCTTAGTAAATAGTGTAGTTTTTTTTTGAATTGCATGGATCTGAACGTTGTTAGTTGTAATATGTGACTTTTGCGTCCTTGAAATGGAGGTAGAGTTTGTGGCTAACAGTctgtgtttttctgggtttttttgttttttgcgaTTTTATGCGACATCATGCGATGTTTTGTGCGATGTCATGAGAAATCTGAGGTTAGGGATGACATGATTAATTTTGGCGACTTTGTACGATTATTGTACGATTTTATATGCGATAGTGATGTTTGGCGATTTGTGTGCGATATGTTGTGCGTCGTTATGCGATTTTGTTGATTTCCAGATATTGTGCGACTTTATGCGATTTCTTTCCTTTGTTTTGCGATTATTGTGCGACATCATAACTGGTTTATTTTATGTTAGCTTAAGGCGATATTGTGTGCGATATAGTATGGTGATTTTTAAATGTAAGTTTGTTTGTATTTCTTTGGGACAGATTCATCTGTATTTGTGCCTGTACTGTATGATGGCGTTTGGACTTTGAAGGGTTTCAACTGGGTATTTGATTCCTCAAAAAGTAAGACATTGATATTGGACATTGACTGTACACTAAAAAAGTTGCGTGAAGTTTTGCATGAGGAGTTGGAGGTGGACCCCTTGGTGTATGAATTGAAGTTAGAAGTTCTTTACATTTACATGAAAGGCACTAAGTTTCCACCTGAGGTTTTAGTGAAAGATAGTCAACTACGAGTGTTCTTGAGCATGAAGGCAAAAATGAGTGTGGACAACTTGTTGCCACTATTTGTGACTAAGGTGAAGAAGAATGTGAATTTGGAGCAGACTCCCCGAAACGTAACCCCTAGAAGTGTTGTTGGGACCTTTGTCCCAGAAACTGATCTGGGGGTTGGTTTGGACGAGCAAGTTGGCACTAATGTAGATGATGAGAGAGTGGGTATCGAATTTCATCATTCAGATGAGTTCGATGCTCCCTTTTACAACAATGATCATGTGGTTGATTTGGGTGTGGATGATGATGTGGCTGCTGATGTACCTCCCCTGAGGATGGAACTAACTCCAAGCAACCAAGTAGAGCGACAAAGAAGACCCCCCCGTAGTGAGAATCGCCAAACACCAGGAACTAGTAGCAGTCGGCCAGGTCCCTCTGATAGTGCTCCTGTATCTGAATTTGAAGTTTCTACTAAATTCAAACCTCTTGTGTGGACAAGGGAAGACATAGAGGAAAATAATGTGTATACAACATCTCTTAGTGGTACGCCTTCAGGGGAGATATATCTTGGCAAGTTGTACAAAAACAAGGAAGAATTGAAGAATGTAGTGGGAAGGTATgcactgaaaaataattttgagtggATGGTAAGTAAGTCTGGCACTGATGTGTTTTACGTTACTTGTAAGGATGaaaattgtaaatggagattaaGGGGGAAGAAGAAGGCACTTTGTGACATGTTTGAGGTTACTGTGTTTCACaacgaacacacatgtaacttggATTCTAGACATTCTGATCACCGGCAAGCAGCACCGTGGGTCATTGGTCACattattaagaacaagtacacaTCAGATGGATCTAACTACAAGGAaaaagacatacagagggatATGTTTGATGAATATGGCATCAAGATGAGTtatgagaaagcttggagatGTAGAGAGAAGGCAGTTATGTACAAGAGGGGTACTCCAGCAGAATCTTATACAAAATTATATGGTTACTTCTACATGCTGGAACAAAAGAATCCAGGCACTATTACTGACATTATCAGCGAGGATAACcggttcaagtactgtttcTGGTCACTCGATGCTTGTAGGAAGGGATTTAAGTTTTGTCGTCCTGTGATTAGTATCGATGGAACattcttgaagacgaagtatGGAGGAACACTGTTAGTTGCTGTTGCGTACGATGCAAACAACCAATTGTTTCAAGTAGCCTTTGCAATTGTTGACAGTGAGAATCATGACTCTTGGAAGTATTTCTTGCGGAAGTTGAAGGAAGCCATTGGTGAGGTTGAAAATCTTATGTTCAtatcggataggcatcaaagcattgaacatGCTGTTGATGTTGTTTTCCCAGAAGCATGCCACTGTGCATGCTTCAAGCATATTACTATGAATGTCAATCACAAGTTTAAGACTGATGTatgcaacaagcaaatatgGCTTGCAGCTTACGCATGGAACAAGACGGAATGTGATAGGCATTTTGAGGTGCTGAAACAGATGGACCCTGCCATTGCTACATACGTTGAGCAAATAGGGTTTGAAAAGTGGGCTCGTCCTTATTGTCTAGGCGATCGGTACAACATAATGACAAGCAATGCTGCCGAAAGCTTCAACAAGGTGACAGAAGAATTCAGAAAATATCCAGTAACTATTTTGGTTGACTTCATCAGGTTCACACTTCAAAATTGGTTTGCTTCTCGTCTCGAAAAGGCTAGTAAGTGCGCTACTCCTTTGGCTACTACTTTTGAAAATGATTTAAAGGATCAACATAAAGATGGTATGTTCAGGAGTGTCCTTCGTAATGGTGCCCAATTGTTCAACGTTGGTACGAGTCCTCAAGGTGATTgaggtggtgatgtgaactTAGTGGAGAGAACATGCACTTGCGGACTTTTCCAAACGCTCAAAATCCCTTGTCCCCATGCATGTGCCGCAGCAGTTAGTCAGAATGTGAGCGTGTACACACTTTGCTCTCCATATTACACTAAAGAAACGTGGAAGAAGACCTACGATGCCACAAATAATATTGTTGGCGAGGAGGATGAGTGGGTACTACCGGAACATATCAAGAACATAAAAATCGGGGTACCAGTGGAGAAAAAACCAGTAGGTCGGCCTAGGAAGAGCAATGCAGGTAGAAGACCCACGAAGCGTCGACCGTCTAGTGGTCAGGTGGTAGTGGAACCTCGTCATTGTTCGCTATGTCACGGTTCAGGGCACAACAGAGCTACATGCAAAGCTCGAGTTTGAACCATTTctctaatatttaaatgaatATGTGTTGTATTGGTGGTAGTTGGATATTCTGCAATTTCTCCTAGATTAATACTTTTTTGGTTTGTTTACCGACTTTTAGGCGACATTATGCGATTACTGTGCGATTTTTAACTGACAAAAActtgttttttagtttgttttgtTCTGTAATTTTTGGCGATATTATGCGATTATTGTGCGATGTTAACTGCACAGGATCTTGTTTTTTAGTTTGCTTGGTTCTGTATTTTTTAGCGATATTATGCGATTAgtgtgcgatttttgtgcgatgtCAAAATAATCGTGATTGTTTAGTTTGTTTGGTTCTGTGTTTTTTGGCGATATTATGCGATTAATGTGCGATGTTAATGCGATTcttaccaaaataatttttcaagatgTCATGATTTGACAGgtatttatcaaaaattaaaaaaataaagaaattgatACAAGCAACAATTTAAATAGCTTTAAATTtacttgttatatataattttggtgagattataatacaattacaaaagggGAGTTTATGTGTATAAGAATAACATTAGAAAAACCTACAAAAAACTACCATGTCAAGTTCTGGTAAAATAGGTCCACACACCACCTATGTCTAAAGGTGAGCATGTTATCATCATGAACATGCTCCAACGACCGTTCCAGCATCAAGTGCTCAATGTGCTCCATGGCATACATTCCACAAttgccactaaaaaaaaaatactaaatattaGCAACAATTAAGTTAAGTAATTCATAATGGAGTGCAAAATTAAATTACtcaaattatacaaaaaaaaaaaagagattcacCTGCTGTTCGTTTGTGGTGCAACCTCAGATGTAACTCGTCTATAATGCAGGGGTAGGAGCTGACTGAGATCACCCAACTCCACCGGATGTACATAATTGTTGTATGGGAAATAACCGCTAACTCGGATTAGATTCGCAAATAGCTCGCTGTAAGGCTTCAAATATGACTCCATGCGTGCCTCAACGGTGCCACCGATATCAGAATCACATACAATGATCTCCAAGTTCTCGATATCCACCTCAACTGCCACCCAGTGGCGCTCTTTGGGAAGGTGCAACACAAAGTATATGTACTCCTGCTTCTCCCAACATGGCAAGTATCTGTGCGGTATCCCCTGCACGTAATTCATAACGCCCTCATCCCATTTCATCTTGCTCTTGTCACCCTCATACATATTCCAAAACATGGAAAAGAACTGTGGAGCAGATGTGTCCAAAACTACACCTTTTCGAGTGTAGACTTCTGGGTATAGGGTCCGTCTTCTTCTCAATAAGTGCGCCATGGCATCAATTTGCTGTATTCCAAAAGAAAACAGTAAGACAGAAATCGCATAAAAGTCGCACAAATATCGCATGAAATCGCACAAACCAATTACCAAAATTATTTCGAACGTTGCACAAACATCGCACAGTAATCGCACATAAGTCGCAACAAATACACAAATCACTGAATAATAATCGCACACACATCGCATATAAATCGCATAAAAGTCGCATAACTAGATTAAACATTAAGTGCAAATATAGCATATAAATCGCATATAAATCGCATGTAAGTCGCACAGAAAatgaaaaacacaataaattaattctGTTAAGAAATAACTTACAGCATCGTCGAGCCATTCGTTCAGCACCATCAATTTCACGAACCAAGATCTAGTGGCTTCGCCAGTGTGAACATCCCTAGGACGGCCATTGTCCCTAGCATAAGTAATCCACTTCTGGAAAAATTTTAACAGCCGGGGGTCCGCCGGTTTCAGTGTGTCTACTACCACGGGCCCATGTCTTTGTTTCTTCTTCCCAGCTGTGTAGTCATTCAAGAAAACCGGCTTCCGCTTTCGCCTAAGCCTACAGAAGTCCACCCCATCTCGTGGCCCCTGCAACTCTTCCACATCCTGAGATTCTGTATCACCCAGCAAAATGACAATGGCGTTTGCAGGAGTAGAAGGAACGTCACAAACGTCAGGTTGCCAATCTTCTGGGtagacatcatcatcatcatatgtCGGCGGTGATGGATGTACCGTCTGTAATGGCTCTGCCGTGTCGGATGGATGTGTGGGGTCTGATTGCTGTGCCGGCCCTGATGGTTGTGTCGGCTCCGAAGGCTGCTTCTGTAACAAACTTATCACGGTCGCAATTTGATCCATGATAAGATTCTTCATCTCTTTCTGACTTCTCTTGAAGTCAGCCTTCATCTCAGTCTGGGCAGTGAGAATCGCAAGTTGTTGCGCTTCTACCTTCTCCAACCTCTTAGCCAACAAGAGGTAGTCGGACTCATTGGGTGGAGCAGAGCTTGGGGGCACAGTGGCAGATGCTGGGGGCACAGTGGCAGATGTGGAGGCGTCTGCTGTTTCCTTGGGTGGGGATGGTGGAATAATTTTGGACCTTTTAACATATTCTGCCACCCGTTGGGCTTGGGTCTCTAATGCGGTCGAATCTTGCGCCCCGGCTTGTGTTTCTTCGACCTCATCTAACCCCATTTCCACTGTGGGGACCTCACCCTCATAATTGTTCTTCCAGTAGTCGACCTCCCAATTCCGAGGATACAAAATTTGAAGCACAACCATCTGAAAGAAAGccaaataaacatttaacatTCAAAATCGCACAGTAATCGCAAATAAATCGCATAAAATCGCAGACACTGACAAATTAACAAGTACCGATAATCGCACATAACTCGCACAAACTCGCATACATATCGCCAAAAAATCAGAATAGCAACAAGGTCAAATCGCACACATATCGCATAAAACTCGCATAACATCGCATAAAATAACTGTTCTAACACTAACATAATAAATCGCACAAGAGTCGCCAAAACATCGCATAACATCGTATATGAAAACAGATTGACAAACAGAAACATGCAGAAATCGCATACATATCACATTAAAATCGCTTAAAATTGTATAAAATCACAGTTTCACaatttaaataccaaaaaaacaaagaaactaaGATTGACATACCCTTTTCTCAAATAGTGCAGCCACGTCAGGTTGCTTCACATCATGTCTCGTAACGGAATCGGGAGTACTCCAATTCAACATTCGAGGGAATCTAGTCCCTCTGCACTGCCCATACTTCTTCCCCAAATCTTGCATCACCTCGAAGGCCCAGTATTGCAGCGCCGGGGCATATCCATAGACATTGTACTTTGCCTCCGGTTGAGTAATTTTTTTCTCcttcttccctttcttcttcatcttatcTTTAGTAGAGACCTTATCAATGTAATTCTTCCTCAGGTCACTCATACTCTTAGTTGTGGATGACAATAACTTCTGATAAGAAAGGAGGCCCCACGGATACTCGAAGAAGTTTTCAACGTTTTCTACCAGCTTCAGCATATCCGTCCAGATATAAACACCCTCAGCCCTTGATAGAAGAACACCCTCGACAAATGCGCACAGCCCCAACTTGTACACATCGTCCGCCACATCGCAGGACTCAAAAGCTAGCCAAAGGGTTTTGAAAGTGACCCGTTTGGCATTATTGAGGTAGTCCCGCAGTATCCGATCAGACTCACACAGTGTACTCAAATCTACTGTTGAGGGGCCACCACTCATCTTTAGTCCGGTGATCAAACCAAACTTAGACCGCTCAAATTTGGCTTCGGTTTTACCCACGTAAAACCAGACTTCATCATTTTTCACCTCAGTCACTTTCGTTTTCCTCAATAGCAGTTGATGCACAATCACCCCAGAGAATTTCAAATCACTGGCATTCCAAAAAACTCCAAAGGGAGTTTCCTTCACCCTCTCAGTCAAGTTGAAGGCTTCAAACTTAGCCTTTATTGAAGCAAAGTACCCATTTCCTCTGTACGTGATACGACCTGGAAAATGCTCAGCCAAGGGTAGAATAAGTTCAGGAGCCATCTGCATTTACAAGATAAATTAGACTACATCGCATAAAAATCGCACCAACATCGCTAAAAATCGCATATTTTTTCAATAGTGAAGTAGAATCGCATACAAATCGCACATTAATCGCATAATATCGCCAAAAAATACAGATCAAAACTAACTAAAAAACAAGATCCTGTCAGTTAACATCGCACTAACAACGCACATAATCGCACAAAATTGTTAAAATCGCATAACCTATACTATATACCATACATCGCACAAACCATCGCATGATGTCGCCTAAACGTTGCTAAACATACTAAAAAGTATTAATTTGGGACAAAATCGCACAAAATCGCATATAAATCGCACAATGTCGCACAATAATCTAAACCACAAACCAGGGCTTCACAGACTCGTGTTATGTCGCACAAAATCGCACATGGCATCGCATAAAATCGCACAAATAcctaaaaacccagaaaacaagTTTTGATCGAAACCCATCTTCATCCCACAGTTTTATTGCACAAATCATCCCAAATAACATACAAAATAACAACTTCCAATTTAATACTAGATTCAACCACATATTTATGCATTTAAAGGAGAAATTCAAAGATAAATTATACAATAACTAACCTTGATTGCTGCGATTGGGGTTGGTGGGATTCGACTGGTGTGGGTGGTCGTCGTGGGTTCGTCGTCGACTGGAGTTCGTAGTCGTCGTGGGTTCGCTCGGGTCGATTGGGTTCGTCGCCGTGGGTGGCCGTGGGTTCGTGGGTGAGGTCCGGTGTGGGTTCGTTGGTTCGACTGGTGTGTGGGTTCGTGGGTGAGGTCCGGTGTGGGTTCGTGGGTGAGGGCCGGTGTGGGTTCGAGGGTTTGGCAGTCTGTTTGGGAGAGGGAACGAAGAGAGAGAATGTAGAAGAGAGAGAATGAGTGAAAGAGGGAATGAGAGAAGTTTGAAAAgacaggggtatttttggaagaaaattgaaagaatggGATAGTTTTTTTATGTGTGATAATTGggtataattaaacacataatcTAATGTTTTAGCATAAtttatcaaatttcccttatcttattagaaattttaaataaacttaaattttgaataaacttgatatttgaaaaattggttagatatttttgattttttgttagaatttaagaaatttaggagtttgttgaattttgaattttttcaaatattttctaacaacctaaatttgaattctagttaagatatttttttaaaatttaattttttttaaattttaaaattaagatattttagcttactttccagatattccaaatcagttatttgtttgtattgtttgattatattattatgtattcaaaaaaattttttacaaacatattatttatttgatctaaattgctatgattaacttgttgacagatccaatgatctgattttaatcatagtccaattgtcaatagatcttataaataatttgtaacaggtaaattttgcaatttctttcatctgtgtaaacctagtaacatgatagggcccatccaaatcatttgacctgtgtgagcctatacatttgctattgggcttagatgcatataggaagcccatttaagttttactaagtaaatggactaggttgctaaaataaattttgacataagtaaatttatttaggcccaattagatttgggcttattcaatgaataataattgtttatttaaaggttaaattcctctcttttgggccttgtgtcagagttgggggccaatagaagtgggtacgacatactgaacccagccccccctcacatgaacttttcttcatcatattttcataccttgagtgatagagtgagtgcccacacacattaagtggtatctcaatcatagtgtgtaaggctgtgaagaatccaaaattaagagaaggacattcgggctcagatcttagtgatactctgctacagatagGATACgaaggttagagatctaagtggaaggagccattaatattccgttgcacccactgtaatgtttcctaaactttacatgtatttatttacattgttttagaaattcatatttaggatgttaaataacatacatggtagtaaatctagatcctgataaaacatattccaataactagcctcagagccatggtcatgatttactttcatgaaatatgaattaaaacaatgtttgtattgatttggatggtttcatgatggtttatgtgcttatatgATGATTGTTTGGAAATCACAGTATATGTTGTGAAAATACTTTTTGTTTCGATCTGGAAATATTTTtactggaaagtagacaaaaaatcaatgaatttaggcttttacgaAACCTTATTTGGATTTTtaatgaattagttatgattttttgaatttggatgAAAATATCTGAGCATGTTACACACTCACGCGCGCGCACCTAGGGGACAGCCGGCATCCCTACGCGTCTTCAGACAACCAAACCGAGGAAACTCGAACACGGGCTGTTTGAAGCCGTGTCACGCCTAGCTCCCTCGGTCAattaggctgcatgcagccttgtCACTCAGCCATCCCCTTGCATCcacgcgcgcaggggtatgcattgcatacccctgtgcaccaaacttgttttcttcatatcttttgattcaaaaaacgtttttcattgaaacaaaattcaaatttttgtagaatctaaattttcaattaaaaatctaattttcagaataaaattaattctttttaatttttaattaattaaaattagttttagatattagtaggctttaaattttgaaaatttgatttctcataaaaatagccttatggttaattttgaaattttagattattttatttattttaattataagatcagatattgtattttttttattaaatttgaatgatcttattttggtattaaaatattattatttaaaataatattgttcaaatttcaaaatttgctaaccatatcattttttttaaattagttatttttggaatatattttattaattaaaattataagattaggaatatgttagtttTAAcgttttatcttattagatattttttttattaaaattaattttgacaaaaataacatgaaattttataaaaaaaattggttagtttaggtttgaatagaaattttagggtttcaaacaaaaaaaaaattcaaacttattttattttattatttttaataaaatcggAAATGTTCTAAccagaa is part of the Cannabis sativa cultivar Pink pepper isolate KNU-18-1 chromosome 5, ASM2916894v1, whole genome shotgun sequence genome and encodes:
- the LOC133038590 gene encoding uncharacterized protein LOC133038590 — protein: MESYLKPYSELFANLIRVSGYFPYNNYVHPVELGDLSQLLPLHYRRVTSEVAPQTNSSGNCGMYAMEHIEHLMLERSLEHVHDDNMLTFRHRWCVDLFYQNLTW